GCTGCCGTGTACCTTATACCCGCTATTGGGCGGATGTTACGCACAGCGTTTGGCGGCATCCTGACTTCGAGCCGGCCATGATGCAGGCACTTGAGAACGATTTTATCCATATGGAGCAAGCATGATTACTGTTTGTCTGTACGGCGGCCTGCGCGAATACGGCCGCCGTTTTGTTTTGCACGTCGAGACGCCCGCCGAAGCCCTGCACGCTCTGTTTACCCAAATCAAAGGCTTGCGTCAGCGGATTCGGGACGGGGTGTATCAGGTGCGGTTTGACGGTAAAGACCAGTCGGAAGAAACGATAAGTAGCGTGTTCAGACGGCCTGCTGACGGTGTATTGCACATTGTTCCGCGCGTACAGGGTGCAGGTAAAAATGGCGGGTTGATTCAAACTGTTATCGGAGCGGTTTTGATTGTAGTCGGCGCGTTTACGAGTTGGGCCGGTGGTACGCAGCTTATCGCCGTCGGTATCGGCATGGTAGCGGGCGGTGTCGCCCAAATGTTGACCAAGCAGCCCAAATTGAATGCCGGCGGCAAGGGGGTGGAAGAGAGTAAGAATTCTGCTTTTTCCAACCTTGCCAATACAGCGGCACAGGGTCGCCCTGTGCCGTTGGCTTACGGGCTTTGCTACTGCGGCAGCCGTGTTGTATCGCAGGGTGTGCAGTCCCGCCGTATCGAACCGTCATCGACGGCGGCTTCGTCAGGTGCGGTGTTGAATTTGGGTTTGTCCAAGACATTCGTTCAAGGTGTAGCAGCAACCGCGCCGAACGGGCAGAAATACCGTACCGACTTTTCAGACGACAGCGTGCGGGCGCGCAATTATAAGGCGGCGTTTTCGGGCTGAAACGTCGTCTGAAAAAGCGAAACGCCGCGAAGGGGCAAACTTCGCGGCGTGTCTGTTTTTGTTTGTGTATTTTTGGGGTTTGATCGGTATTCTGAATACCGTGAAGTAAGGTTTTGAATCAGGAAAGGAAATAGTATGGGCGGCAAATCGGGCGGAGGACAACGGACACCTTATGAAGCCCCAAACAGTTTATCCAGCGCCCAGTCGCTGCGGATTATTGATGCGGTATCCGAAGGTGTGGTTTCGGGGTTTGCCAACGGCGATGATGCACCGTTCAAAAGCGTGTATTTTGATGACACTCCTGTCCAAAACTCCGACGGCAGCTACAATTTTAATGGAGTTACGGGTTATTTCCAGCGTGGCGAGCAAGACCAGTCCTATGTTCCGGGTTTCGATGCTTCCGAGCGCACCGTAGCCGTTTCGGCTGCGGTGAAGCAGAATCAGCCGATTGTTCGCGCCGTCACCGACGAATTGGTCAGCCGTTTGCGGATTACGGTCGCTGTCGAGCGGAATGCGCAGGTTGAAGACAATGGCGACACCGTGCCTGCAGATACCTTAATGCGTGTTGAGTTGATAAACAGCAATGGTGTGCAGGCATCAAATCAGGTGCGTTTCAATGAAAAATCCAGCGGGACATATTATCAGGATGTCGAATTTGATGTGGTGCCGCAAGTGCCGTTCAATATCCGTGTTTTCCGAATTTCGCCTGATTCCAAGACCGATAAGGTCAGCAACAATACCTATTTTTCGTCCTACGTTGAAATCGTTGATGCGAAATTGAGCTATCCGCATACCGCGTTTGCGGCATTGTCGATTGATTCGGCGCAATTCGGGAATCAGATTCCGCGTCGCAATTATTTGATGAAAGGCCGCTTGGTCAAAGTGCCGTCCAATTACAATCCTGAAACCCGCCAATATACGGGTGGAACATGGGATGGCAGTTTCAAAACCGCATGGACAAACAACCCGGCATGGGTTTTTTACGATGTGCTGACCCAGCCGAGATTTTCCACGCTGGCACGTCGTCTGAATGTGGCAGACATAGACAAATGGAGTCTGTACCAAATCGGGAAATATTGCGACGAGCCGGTCGATGACGGCTTCGGCGGCAAAGAGCCGCGTTTCGTCTGCAATGCCTATATTACCGACCTGATGCAGGCAGGTGAATTTTTGAACAATCTTGCCAGCGTCTTTACCGGTTTACCGGTTTGGAACGGACAGCAAGTATCCGTCGTCATGGATGCCGACGCCGATCCGGTGGCGCAATATACCAATGCCAATGTTAAAGACGGCCTGTTTAATTATGCGGGTGCAGCGTTGAAGTCCATTCATACTGCTGTTCATGTGCAGTATATAGACAAATACGATGGCTATCGCGCTAAAACAGAATATGTAGCCGACAACGAAGCCATCGCCCGCTATGGTTTGAATATCAAGCAGATTACTGCGTTCGGCTGCGATTCGCGCGGGCAGGCGGCACGTTTCGGCGCATGGACGCTGCAAACTGAGTTGCGGCAGCAGAACGCCGTAACGTTTGAAATCGGGCGTGAGGGGTTGAAGCATCTGCCTTACGACATCGTGCAGATTATGGACAATCAATACGCGGGTGCAGAGTTGTCTGGACGTGTTGCCGCCATTTCGGGCAATGTGCTGACGCTGGATCGACCTGTATCCGATGCGGTCGGAGCCTTGGTGTTTTATTCTGAAGGAGGTAGTCTGAAATCAGCGAAGATAACTGCGGCAGCAGGCAATAAGGTTACTTTGGAGCGTGAGGTGCCGTTGCAGGCTGGCGATACGTGGGTTTTATCCGGCAAAGTCAAGCCGCGCCTCTACCGTGCCATCGGCATCAAAGAGAATACGGATGCTGGTACTTATACCGTTACCGCGTTGCTGCATGACCCGAAAAAATATGCTGCGGTGGATAGTTTTGCGCATTTTGACCATGAAATTACCACGCTGCACAACACCGCCCCTGTGTTGACCGATGCGGCTGTCAATACCGACGGTGGGACAGTTGTGATGACATGGGACAACCTAGCCGCAAACGGTCAGGTTTTAACTTACGATATTAAGATTTACCGTAACAACAGCCTATACCGCCATATCCCTGATGCACAGACAGCGGAAATTCGTCTGGAAAATCTGCCGAACGGCAATTATCGGGCGGAAATACGCGGCCGTAATGCACGGGGTGTACTGTCTGCACCGTTGGTTAAGGCTTGGAGTATCGACTATGCCGTTACCGGATTGAGGACGACGCCGAAAACACTGTCTGTGGCCGTGGATTGGGTATTGCCGCAAACCGTTGTTTCCGAGTTGGTTTCCGAGCTTTGGTATAGCAAGACCAACAATCTTCAGACGGCAACGAAACTCGCGTCGCTGGCGTATCCGCAAAACAGTTATACCTTAACCGGCGTCGGCGTTGCCGACGTTTATTATTTCTGGGTGCGCATTCGTGATATTGCAGGAAATACGGGGGAATTTACCGCTGCCGTACAGGGTAGGGCAGACAACAATCCTGCGCCGATAGTGCAGCAGATTCAGGGGGCAATCGGGAAGTCTGCATTAAGCAGGGAGCTGATAGATACGCTGAATCGGGATATGGCTGCGGCAGCGGGATTGAAAGTGTCAGCAGAGGCGGCGGAACGTGCTAAAGCCTTACAGGCAGAATCGTCTGCCCGCACGGCGGCAATACAGGCAGAATCGTCTGCCCGGACTGCCGAGCTTGCTAGAAAGTCATCTGAAATCGGTACGCGTATTGCCGCAACAGAAGCTGTCAATGAGCAGCAGGCGCAGCAAATCCAAACTGTTACGTCTGCGCAAGGCAATACCGCCGCCGGGCTGGAAGCCGAAAAAAAAGCCCGTACCGATGGCGACAGAGCCGAGGCGCAGGCGCGTGAAACACTGGCTGTCAGACTTGGTAATGCAGAAAGCGGTATTTCGGCATTGCGGGAAACCGTAACGCGCCAGGATGCTGCCCGGTCGTCTGAAATCAACACGTTGACGGCGAAGCTGGAGAATGTTGAAGTCGGCGGACGGAACTACGCCTTATCGACGGCTGCGGCGGATAAGGTTCTTACGGTAAGCGGCAACAATCAGACCAAATCCGTTGCATTGGATGTGTCTTCAAGTTTGGATTTAAAACAAGGGGACGCGCTGATTATTGCTTGTGATCTCGACATTGTTAATGCGACGTCCATGTTCGGCAAACCGTATCCGCGCATCGGTGTTGAGCTTTCTGTCACTTATTCGGACAACACGATAGGCTACTTTAGCGCATGGTATGACGAAGCAGTCAAAGATGCACCGAAGACGCTGAAGCGTCGTCTGGTTGCAAAACATACGGTGGCGAAAGATGTGAAGGCCGTCCGCGGGTTGATTGTGCAGGCACGTTATCAGACGTCTGATTCCATCAAGGTTTCGGGTGTAAAACTGGAGCGCGGCACGGTAGCAACTGACTGGAGTCCTGCACCGGAGGACAGTAACGCCGATGCGTCTGCGTTATCGGCTTTGTCGGCTGAATTGACTGCCTATAAAGCAGCACAGGTTGAAACCGATAAGGCGCAAACCGAAGAAATTCGTGCGGCTAAGGCAGTAGCATCCGGAAATCAGGCAGAGATCACACGATTGCAGACTGCCAAGGCGGAAAAGGACGAAGTTGCCACTATCGCCCGCAGCGCATTGTCGGCAGAATGGAAGCGTGATGCTGATAATGCCAAAACGGCGGCGGTTGCAGCGGCAGTGGCAGATGCCAAAGCCAAAGCAGATAAAGCCTTGGCGGATGCCAAGTCCTACTCGGATACGGCATCGGCAAAAATTGACCGTCTTGCAGAAACCGTCAGTCGAAATGATGCTGCTCGGTCATCTGAAATCAACACGTTGACGGCGAAGCTGGAGAGTGTTGAGGTCGGCGGACGGAACTACGCCTTATCGACGGCTGCGGCGGATAAAATTCTTACGGTAAGCGGCAACAATCAGACCAAAAACGTTACTATCGACGTTTCGTCTGCTTTGGAACTGAAGCAAGGCGATAGTTTGATTATCTCGTGCGATATCGAACTGGTAAACGCCACATCGCCTTATGGCAAACCATACCCACGAATTGGCGCGGAATTTTCTGTGACCTACGCCGACAACTCTGTCGGGTATTTTGCTGCGTGGTACGACCAAGCCATCAGCGGTACGACCAAAACGCTGAAACAGCGTATTGTCGCCAAACACACAGTTGCCAAAGAGGTAAAGGCACTCCGAAACATCATCGTTCAGGCGCGGTATCAAACGTCTGATTCCATCAAAGTTTCGGGTGTAAAACTGGAGCGCGGCACGGTAGCAACTGACTGGAGTCCCGCGCCGGAGGACAGTAACGCCGATACGTCTGCTTTGACGGCCTTGTCGGCTAAAGTTCAGCAGGCCAGTTCTGCTGTTGCAGAGATAGGAGGGAAAATACAGTCTTTGTACACGCTGAAGACTGAGGCAATAGCAGGCGGCCGTCGTGCAGTTGCAGGGGTTGCAGTGGGAGCCGATGGAAAGACGGGAAGCGGTGAAATCCTCCTGATGGCAGATAAAGTTGCTTATGTCGATCCGAAAGATAAGACGGTTACGCCCGCTTTCGTTACCGTTATCGAAAACGGCAGGGCGAAGCAGGCGTTGAACGGTGATTTGTTTGCTTCAGGTTCTGTCTTGGCGAGGCATCTTGCCGCCAACCTAACCGTCGAGGCGCCGACGTTGAATGGTGCAACCGTCAATGCAGGTCTGATCAACGGCGGTACGATACGTGGCGCGAGAATCGAAGCCGTGGATTTGGAGGCCGCTAATATCATCGGAGATGTCGTGGCGGTCAGGACGTTTGAGCTGAAGCAGTCGCCATTAGGCTATCAGGAATTGATATGCCAAATCCCTGATAGCCGAAAAGCACGCCGGACGGTCATCGTACCGCCGGTTTTTGCTGTTGCAGAAAACGGTGCAATTGTCAGTCTGCAACTGTATATGGATGGTGTGATTCAGCGGGAGGTTACGATTCAGTCGCCTGAAAAGAGGATAGAACGAAACGAGAAATTTTCCGTATGGGTTCCGGGTGGGCCGCCGTTGTATATGAGGACTCCGCAGGATGTGCCTCTTAGTTTTTCCGTCCCATTCCATCTACCAAAGATAGGCAGTATATCTTTCCAGAAAGGTATCGATGGTGCAGCGCATTCGTTGCATATCCTCTGCCGCATTAGCGGCAATTTTGATTATTCGCCCTTGGGCGATTTATCGGGTATCGTCTGTCTTATTGTTTAAATTTTAGCCGTCCGAAAGGGCGGCTTTTTTCTGCCTGCCTGAAGGGTGGGCTTTTTTTATGGAGGTTTATTATGGATCAGGCAAAACGTACAGCCTATGTTAAAATCATTAACGCTTTATTCGACGGAGCTGTCAAGGTACAGCCCGGTCAAATTACCGAAACCGTCGTTGATATGGCGGACAAGATGTTTGACGAAATTGCGACCTGCCATGAGCGCATCAAGCCGATGGCGGTGTTGGCAGACGGTATTGCAGGAAGTATTGTCAAACTTGCGCCAAACGAAATTCCGCTTATTTTTGGGAATTCGTCGTTTGGAAGCTATCTGAAAAGTAAAACCCGTGATGAAGTGTTTAAAGTGTTGAAGCAAAGCAAGGTTAATAATGCCGTTAAAGTCCTTGAGGCATTTTACGAAAGCTGGTTAAAGTACACTGCAAAAGACCGCCGTCTGAAAGTCTGCATCGTAACCGCGCAATCCCGTTGGCGTTCGCGCTTTGAAATGGAATTGCTGGGAATTTAAACAGGAGCAGAAGTAAATGAAAGCAGTCAGGGATATAGCTTTATGGCTGGCAGTAACGGTTTGGATCAACTTTTTCCCCGACCGTTACCGCTATGATACCGTTCCACAGGGACGGTACGGATACTGGCATGCAGACCATCCGTGGTATCCCTATGCGCGCTTTCTGCTGCCTTTATTTTTAGCCTGTATCCTTTTCTACCGTCATTTTCGGAAACGGAAATAGATACGGCTGCAAAACCGAAACCGTCTGAATGGTTCAGACGGTCTTTTTTTATCCAAAGGAAACCATCATGTCAAAAGACAAAAATCAAATCATCGTCGGAATCAACCGTGAAATCATCGATACCGAAACCGACAGTTCTGCCGAGTTTCACGTCATCCGGCATGTATCGCTGGATTATGCAACCGGCTTTAATGTGGTGTCGTTAGACAGCTATGTGCGCAAATCGACATTTGAACGTCGCGGGCGTTCGGTCGGTTCGATGCAGTTGAATATTTCGGGCGTGCCGCCGCGCGGTACGGATGTATTGGACTGGGCATACCAGGCTGTTGTGGCAGCGGTTGAAGAGGGCGCGGTCGATGCCTACGGTCAGCCTATTGCCGCCAACAGCCTGACCGGCGCGGAGTTGGTCTATGCCGATTTGCCTGAAGCAGCCATCTGATTCATAACACGGAAGGTCGTCTGAAAAACAGTTTCAGACGACCTTCGCATAAGGGAAAAGAAAATGTCTGAACCGATTATTACCCCTGCCGCCGTTTACACTTTCGGCGGCGTGGTCGGCGCAGGTCATCTGTTGGGGATGCCTGTCGATGCAGTCGTGCTGGGCGCGGTGGCTTCGGCGGCGGTAACGATGATAAGCGAACCGAAAAGCCGTTGGATGGTAGTGGCCTATATCGTTATCGGCGGCCTTTTGGGTGGCGCTTTTGCCCCACCGCTGACGCATTTCTTAATCGGCGAAGTAGTTGGCAGCCATCCGTCGCTGGGTGAGCAGCGCATACAGTTTGCACATGCCTTTGCCCCCGTCGTTGTCGGCTTGTTGTGGCAGGTATTGTTGAGATTTGCCCGCGCCGTTTGGCCATCGTTCGAAAAGCATGCAGACGATATTGTGGAGTGGTTGCTGAACCTTCTGCCGTGGAGACCGAAAAAATGAAATTACTTTTGATTCTTTCTGCCGCCCCATCATTGATTTCGGCGTACTTGATGATTTGTCGTCTGAATGGGCGCAAGTGGAGTGCGTTGTCGCCAGAGGCGTGGGCGTATCTCGCCTTTTTGGGCGGTGCGATCTATACCTTTTACATAGTCTTTGCTTACGGGCTGACGCCGAGCTTAGGCAAATTTATGATGGATATTGCCGCCTGTGTATATTTCGGCAGCCGTTCGGTACGGGTTGTTAAATGGCAGCATCGGCATGGTTTGAAATAGTTTGCCTGAAAAAAGTAAAACGTCGCGGAGTATATAGAGCTTTGCGGCGTTTTCGTATCAAAACTTTGTATGCAGAATTATTGAGATAGCCGCCTGTCGTTTAGGCGGCTTTTTATTTGAAAAGAACATGGAGAACCGAAATGCAAGTTACCAAAAATTTCAGTCTGCGCGAGTTGACACGCAGCGAAACCGCTCGTCGCGCAGGCGTACCGAATGAACCGTCGCCCGCCGAAATGGACAACATTTATTACACCGCACAGCAGCTTGAAAAAATACGCGAATACGTCGGTCGCCCGATTATCGTAACAAGCTGCTTCCGCAGCGAGCGGGTAAACAAATTGGTCGGTGGCAGTCCCACATCGGCGCACCGACACGGACTTGCCGCCGATTGCGACGCATCGGGCATGACCTCGCTGGCATTTGCCAAACTGTTAATCAAAATGCGTGATGAAGGCGCGCTGAAATTCGACCAGTTGATACTCGAATTTCCCGAGCGCGGGGACGGCGCATGGGTACACATCGGCTTCCGTCGCAGCAGCCCGCAACGCAACCAGATACTGACCGCAACCAAGAAAAACGGCAAAACCGTGTATCTGCCCGGGCTGCATCCTTGAGGTCGTCTGAAAAAGCGAAACGCCGCATGACTGGAATCATTACGGCGTTTCTGTATTTAACCTTACCCAATTAAGGAAAAATCTTACATGAAGTTTAGCATAAACAAGGAAATACGCAAGATGCTTGAATTGATCGACAAATCCGCGCGGGCGCGGCGGTTTATGTGGGCAGCTTTGGCAGCCGTCCCGCTGACCGTGCTTTTGTGGAAACTGCCCGAAATCCTGTCTGTTTTAAAGTAAAGGTCGTCTGAAATGGATATTTTATTGAAATACTGGAAGCCGGTAGGCGTATTGCTGCTGATAGTCCTGATTTTTACCGCATGGCATTTCGACCGCGCCGAAAAATACCGCATGGGACGGGAGGCCGCCGCTGCCGAAATTTCCAATCGTCTGAAAGACGGCTATATCGAGCAGGCAAAGCAGGCGCGTTCTGTCGAGCAGAAAGCCGCCGCCGCGTTTGCCGAACAACAAACCAAATTAGAAGAGGAAAAACAAAATGCTGAAAAAACTGTTGCCGCTATGCGTCTTGAGCTTAACCGCCTGCGCCACTACGCCGCCGCCCAAAATCGCAGCAGAAACCTGCCCGCAACCACTACCGCCGCCCCCGCATCTCATGGCGCGTCAGATTCCCAAGGCTGGCTATTATTCGGACAGTGCGCTGAAAAATATGCAGGACTGGCAGAAACAGCCGACGGACATGCAGCCGATTTAAGGGAATGGCAGGCATATGGTCATGCAGTAAGCAGCCAGCGTGCCGAATAAGCAACCGCCCGAACCTGTAAGAAAAGATTACAGGTTCGGGCGGCTTGTCCCCATTGCCATCAGCAGCAGATCAGTTCCATTACCGTATTTTGCAGGCGCGTCAATTCAAGCATCGCACATTTGAAATTGTCGTCGGTTTGGTTTTGGTTTTCCTTGCAGAACATAAAGTTCTCATAGGCATCGCTGACTATTTTGGTCAGGTTGACGATTTCGGTTGCCGCGCCGCATTCCGCCAGCCCGATTTCCGACGTATCGCCGTCGTATGTCAGCAGGCGGGCGATGGCGGAATTGTGGCTTTCCGCAATCTCGCGTTTTCTGCATTGGGCATCGCTTGAATCGGCAGC
The DNA window shown above is from Neisseria sicca and carries:
- a CDS encoding tail assembly protein; its protein translation is MITVCLYGGLREYGRRFVLHVETPAEALHALFTQIKGLRQRIRDGVYQVRFDGKDQSEETISSVFRRPADGVLHIVPRVQGAGKNGGLIQTVIGAVLIVVGAFTSWAGGTQLIAVGIGMVAGGVAQMLTKQPKLNAGGKGVEESKNSAFSNLANTAAQGRPVPLAYGLCYCGSRVVSQGVQSRRIEPSSTAASSGAVLNLGLSKTFVQGVAATAPNGQKYRTDFSDDSVRARNYKAAFSG
- the gpJ gene encoding TipJ family phage tail tip protein encodes the protein MGGKSGGGQRTPYEAPNSLSSAQSLRIIDAVSEGVVSGFANGDDAPFKSVYFDDTPVQNSDGSYNFNGVTGYFQRGEQDQSYVPGFDASERTVAVSAAVKQNQPIVRAVTDELVSRLRITVAVERNAQVEDNGDTVPADTLMRVELINSNGVQASNQVRFNEKSSGTYYQDVEFDVVPQVPFNIRVFRISPDSKTDKVSNNTYFSSYVEIVDAKLSYPHTAFAALSIDSAQFGNQIPRRNYLMKGRLVKVPSNYNPETRQYTGGTWDGSFKTAWTNNPAWVFYDVLTQPRFSTLARRLNVADIDKWSLYQIGKYCDEPVDDGFGGKEPRFVCNAYITDLMQAGEFLNNLASVFTGLPVWNGQQVSVVMDADADPVAQYTNANVKDGLFNYAGAALKSIHTAVHVQYIDKYDGYRAKTEYVADNEAIARYGLNIKQITAFGCDSRGQAARFGAWTLQTELRQQNAVTFEIGREGLKHLPYDIVQIMDNQYAGAELSGRVAAISGNVLTLDRPVSDAVGALVFYSEGGSLKSAKITAAAGNKVTLEREVPLQAGDTWVLSGKVKPRLYRAIGIKENTDAGTYTVTALLHDPKKYAAVDSFAHFDHEITTLHNTAPVLTDAAVNTDGGTVVMTWDNLAANGQVLTYDIKIYRNNSLYRHIPDAQTAEIRLENLPNGNYRAEIRGRNARGVLSAPLVKAWSIDYAVTGLRTTPKTLSVAVDWVLPQTVVSELVSELWYSKTNNLQTATKLASLAYPQNSYTLTGVGVADVYYFWVRIRDIAGNTGEFTAAVQGRADNNPAPIVQQIQGAIGKSALSRELIDTLNRDMAAAAGLKVSAEAAERAKALQAESSARTAAIQAESSARTAELARKSSEIGTRIAATEAVNEQQAQQIQTVTSAQGNTAAGLEAEKKARTDGDRAEAQARETLAVRLGNAESGISALRETVTRQDAARSSEINTLTAKLENVEVGGRNYALSTAAADKVLTVSGNNQTKSVALDVSSSLDLKQGDALIIACDLDIVNATSMFGKPYPRIGVELSVTYSDNTIGYFSAWYDEAVKDAPKTLKRRLVAKHTVAKDVKAVRGLIVQARYQTSDSIKVSGVKLERGTVATDWSPAPEDSNADASALSALSAELTAYKAAQVETDKAQTEEIRAAKAVASGNQAEITRLQTAKAEKDEVATIARSALSAEWKRDADNAKTAAVAAAVADAKAKADKALADAKSYSDTASAKIDRLAETVSRNDAARSSEINTLTAKLESVEVGGRNYALSTAAADKILTVSGNNQTKNVTIDVSSALELKQGDSLIISCDIELVNATSPYGKPYPRIGAEFSVTYADNSVGYFAAWYDQAISGTTKTLKQRIVAKHTVAKEVKALRNIIVQARYQTSDSIKVSGVKLERGTVATDWSPAPEDSNADTSALTALSAKVQQASSAVAEIGGKIQSLYTLKTEAIAGGRRAVAGVAVGADGKTGSGEILLMADKVAYVDPKDKTVTPAFVTVIENGRAKQALNGDLFASGSVLARHLAANLTVEAPTLNGATVNAGLINGGTIRGARIEAVDLEAANIIGDVVAVRTFELKQSPLGYQELICQIPDSRKARRTVIVPPVFAVAENGAIVSLQLYMDGVIQREVTIQSPEKRIERNEKFSVWVPGGPPLYMRTPQDVPLSFSVPFHLPKIGSISFQKGIDGAAHSLHILCRISGNFDYSPLGDLSGIVCLIV
- a CDS encoding D-Ala-D-Ala carboxypeptidase family metallohydrolase, whose product is MQVTKNFSLRELTRSETARRAGVPNEPSPAEMDNIYYTAQQLEKIREYVGRPIIVTSCFRSERVNKLVGGSPTSAHRHGLAADCDASGMTSLAFAKLLIKMRDEGALKFDQLILEFPERGDGAWVHIGFRRSSPQRNQILTATKKNGKTVYLPGLHP